In a genomic window of Streptomyces pristinaespiralis:
- a CDS encoding MaoC/PaaZ C-terminal domain-containing protein gives MTVRTTTLTSAPPLTPLLLRGAALSPLKRRVHAGAQLPGVRLVLPGARTDAGRLAAYAGICGFPAGTALPLTYPHILGFPLAMRLMADRAFPLPLLGLVHTRIEIVRHGPALTSSDRPEVAVHAEELIPHRRGTEVVVATEARLGGELVWESRSSYLARHRTTHDVPREDAPATGPLPAVAEWRVPGDLGRRYGAASGDRNPIHLHPLTARLFGFPRAIAHGMWTFARCLAEAERTGGPADGARAEFRAPVLLPADVTYAAATAPDGTRFELRSGDRVHLTGETSAPRA, from the coding sequence GTGACCGTGCGGACCACCACGCTCACCTCGGCGCCCCCGCTCACGCCGCTGCTGCTCCGGGGGGCGGCGCTGTCCCCGCTGAAGCGCCGTGTCCACGCCGGGGCGCAGCTCCCCGGCGTCCGGCTGGTGCTGCCCGGGGCCCGCACGGACGCCGGGCGCCTCGCCGCGTACGCCGGGATCTGCGGCTTCCCGGCGGGCACTGCGCTGCCACTGACCTACCCCCACATCCTCGGGTTCCCGCTCGCCATGCGACTGATGGCCGACCGTGCCTTCCCGCTGCCGCTCCTCGGACTGGTCCACACCCGCATCGAGATCGTCCGGCACGGGCCTGCGCTGACGAGCTCCGACCGGCCGGAGGTGGCGGTCCACGCGGAGGAACTGATCCCCCACCGGCGCGGCACCGAAGTGGTCGTGGCGACAGAGGCACGGCTCGGCGGCGAACTGGTCTGGGAGTCCCGCAGCTCCTACCTCGCCCGGCACCGCACCACCCACGACGTCCCGCGAGAGGACGCCCCCGCCACCGGGCCGCTGCCCGCCGTCGCCGAATGGCGGGTCCCCGGCGACCTCGGCCGTCGCTACGGCGCGGCCTCCGGCGACCGCAACCCGATCCACCTGCACCCGCTCACGGCCAGGCTCTTCGGATTCCCCCGCGCCATCGCCCACGGCATGTGGACGTTCGCCCGCTGCCTGGCGGAGGCCGAACGGACCGGCGGGCCGGCGGACGGGGCACGGGCGGAGTTCCGGGCGCCCGTGCTGCTGCCCGCCGACGTCACCTACGCGGCGGCCACCGCCCCGGACGGCACCCGCTTCGAGCTGCGCAGCGGCGACCGCGTACACCTCACCGGGGAGACCAGCGCTCCCCGTGCATGA
- a CDS encoding TetR/AcrR family transcriptional regulator yields MSAVKGARTKRMPRAVREQQMMDAAVRTFGQLGYRAASMDEIAELAGVSKPLVYLYLNSKEELFTACIRREAQRLTEAVQAAIQPGLTADRQMWAGLEAFFRHTQENPDGWSVLHRQARTHGEPFAAEVARMREEIAAFVTVLIGAAARQGVPPAPGATGSNRSAELADRDVEGLAQALVGAAESLAGWANEAGGISAKEAAGLLMNFAWTGLGGLMHGERWSPR; encoded by the coding sequence ATGAGTGCGGTGAAGGGCGCGAGGACCAAGCGCATGCCGCGGGCCGTGCGCGAGCAGCAGATGATGGACGCTGCCGTGCGGACCTTCGGGCAGCTGGGTTACCGGGCCGCCTCGATGGACGAGATCGCGGAGCTCGCCGGTGTGTCCAAGCCCCTGGTGTACCTGTACCTGAACTCCAAGGAGGAGCTCTTCACCGCCTGCATCAGGCGTGAGGCGCAGCGGCTCACCGAGGCCGTGCAGGCCGCGATCCAGCCGGGGCTGACGGCGGACCGGCAGATGTGGGCGGGGCTGGAGGCCTTCTTCCGGCACACGCAGGAGAACCCGGACGGCTGGTCGGTGCTGCACCGTCAGGCGCGGACGCACGGTGAACCGTTCGCGGCCGAGGTCGCGCGGATGCGGGAGGAGATCGCCGCCTTCGTGACCGTGCTGATCGGCGCGGCGGCCCGCCAGGGTGTGCCCCCGGCGCCGGGCGCGACGGGGTCGAACCGCAGCGCCGAGCTGGCGGACCGGGACGTCGAAGGTCTCGCGCAGGCGCTCGTGGGGGCCGCGGAGTCGCTCGCGGGGTGGGCGAACGAAGCCGGCGGCATCTCGGCGAAGGAGGCCGCCGGCCTCCTGATGAACTTCGCGTGGACCGGCCTCGGCGGCCTCATGCACGGGGAGCGCTGGTCTCCCCGGTGA